From Bdellovibrio sp. KM01:
ATAGTTACGAATAGTTCCACTTTTGCCAACGATGGAAATAGGTTGGCCGACACGCAAATTCTTAGGCAATTTCATTTTTGGAAATAAAATAACTTTTTTAGGGTCATAGAAACCATAAGCTTCTTCAGCGGAAACAGCGATCGTTCTTTTTTCGCCTTTTTTCAGATTCTGAAGTCCCTTGGAAAGCCCCATTAAGATGGAGTCCGTGTGTGCGACAGAGGTCAAAACCTCGCGATTGAAAGTAGAGCTGATGAGTTGACCTGTTTTATTCTTAAGCAGGCAGTTGAAAGAGATAACCTGTACATTCATGCGGATCCCTTCTGAAAAAAGAAAAACCGGCCCCTAAAGGGCCGGTTAAATCAAATTGAATTGTATTTGTCTTAGTAAGAACGGCGAGAGTTGTAACCCCCACGAGATCCACCACCACCCGTGCGTGGCTCTTGCGGTTTCGCTTCGTTCACAGTCACAGCGCGACCGTCCAACTGAGCACCGTTGAAGCGTTTGATAGACTCAGCTGCTTCTTCAGAAGTGGACATCTCAACAAAAGCAAAACCTTTGCTGCGACCTGTTTCGCGATCCATGATTACTTTTGCAGATTCAACGTTTCCGCACTCAGCGAAAGCATCAGCCAATGACTGATCAGTTGCAGAATAGGGAAGATTACCGACATATAGTTTTTTACTCATTTATTACCTCCTAAAGGCTTGAGCGCTACTTTGGAGGGAATGAACAGAATTGAACATGGACTCGAAATTAGCAGTAACTAAGCGCACCCTAACACGCATCCCAAAATCCACCTAAGTTTAATATTTGCCAAATCGAAGGTGCTCTCCCTCAGGGAGATCGATACTGACGACTTTGAGATCGTCGGAGAACCAGATAGCCAAAACCC
This genomic window contains:
- a CDS encoding peptidylprolyl isomerase, whose amino-acid sequence is MNVQVISFNCLLKNKTGQLISSTFNREVLTSVAHTDSILMGLSKGLQNLKKGEKRTIAVSAEEAYGFYDPKKVILFPKMKLPKNLRVGQPISIVGKSGTIRNYIVLQFHDGMVSLDGNHPLAGQDLIFEIEALEARDATPEEIHESLNVVSTQLLH
- a CDS encoding RNA-binding protein — translated: MSKKLYVGNLPYSATDQSLADAFAECGNVESAKVIMDRETGRSKGFAFVEMSTSEEAAESIKRFNGAQLDGRAVTVNEAKPQEPRTGGGGSRGGYNSRRSY